The following are encoded together in the Pseudomonas sp. IB20 genome:
- a CDS encoding autotransporter domain-containing protein: MDVAGNGFTLSQKSKRATGFKSIPLTPIALGLALWLSQGPMAMADDASPYTSQVLDAAFRKAVASFGPDTDVYKNLRFAYADIVDLAAKDFAAQSGKFDSALKQNYELQPENLTIGAMLGDTKRPLDYASRLDYYRSRLFSNNGRYTTNILDFSKAIIANLPAAKPYTYVEPGVSSNLNGQLNAGQSWAAATRDWSANAQTWKTPEAQVNSGLDRTNAYYAYALGMTGKGVNVGVLDSGILTEHFEFQGKNAQGQDRVQAVTSTGEYYATHPRYIHDTPDGEFQKGEHFSISGEYDPTINDGHGTEMSGVLGASRNGTGMHGIAFDANIFVANTGGTDDNRFQGSNDLDYNAFMASYNALAAKNVSIVNQSWGQNSRNEVENHFGNVGDSAADNVRDMKAAYRPFWDKAHAGQKTWMDAMADAARQNTFIQIISAGNDSHGANPDTNANLPFFKPDIEGKFLSITGYDETSAQVYNRCGTSKWWCVMGVSGIPSTGPEGEIIPNANGTSAAAPSVSGALALVIQRFPYMTASQARDVLLTTSSLQTPDGPDTPVGTLTGGRTYDNLQPVHDAAPGTPQVPGVVSGWGLPNLQKAMQGPGQFLGSVAVALPSATRDIWVNPISDEAIRARRVEDATEQATWAATQQQKGWLNGLPANASADDQFEYDIGHAREQATLARGKDLLTGTTYVGSLAKSGDGELVLEGQNTYSGSTWVRGGKLSVDGSLTSAVTVDGSAVGTRNADNGVMTTLGGTLAGNGTVGALTVNTGGRVAPGHSIGTLHTGDVTFNPGSVYAVEVGPNGQSDQIQSSGVATLNGGVVTVSLENSPNLLSATEARSLLGQPFNILSASQGINGQFTAITPNYLFIGAQLNYQPNQLSLAVERNQTTFASIAQTRNERAVATAAEALGSGSPVYESLLASDSAVQAREAFKQLSGQLHSDVAAAQMADSRYIREAVNSRLQQAQALDSSAQIETRDNGGWVQLLGGRNNVSGDNNASGYSSSTSGVLLGLDTEVGDGWRVGAATGYTQSHLNGDACASADSDNYHLSVYGGKRFDAIALRLGGATTWHRIDSSRRVAYANQSDYDKADYSARTDQVFAEIGYTQWNLFEPFANLTYLNYQSDSFKEKGGAAALHASKQSQDATLSTLGLRAHTQVPVSSTSAVTLRGELGWEHQFGDTDRDASLKFAGSDTAFAVNSVPVARDGAVIKASAEMALTKDTLVSLSYSGLLSNRGNNNGINAGFTFRF, translated from the coding sequence ATGGACGTAGCAGGTAATGGCTTCACTTTGTCTCAAAAAAGCAAGCGCGCTACAGGTTTCAAATCGATACCCCTCACGCCCATCGCACTCGGGCTGGCTTTATGGCTAAGCCAGGGGCCGATGGCCATGGCCGATGACGCCAGCCCCTACACCTCTCAAGTGTTGGATGCGGCGTTCAGGAAAGCCGTTGCATCGTTTGGCCCCGACACCGATGTCTACAAGAACCTGCGGTTTGCCTACGCCGATATCGTCGACCTCGCCGCCAAGGACTTTGCCGCCCAATCGGGCAAGTTCGATTCAGCCCTCAAGCAAAACTACGAGCTGCAGCCGGAAAACCTGACCATCGGCGCCATGCTTGGCGATACCAAACGGCCGCTGGACTATGCCTCGCGGCTGGATTACTACCGCAGCCGGCTCTTCAGCAACAACGGCCGCTACACCACTAATATTCTCGACTTCTCCAAAGCCATCATCGCCAACCTGCCGGCTGCCAAGCCCTACACCTACGTAGAGCCGGGCGTCAGCAGCAACCTCAACGGGCAACTCAACGCCGGCCAGTCCTGGGCCGCCGCCACCCGTGACTGGAGCGCCAACGCGCAAACCTGGAAAACCCCCGAAGCCCAGGTCAACTCCGGCCTGGACCGCACCAACGCGTATTACGCCTATGCCTTGGGCATGACCGGCAAGGGCGTGAACGTGGGCGTGCTGGACTCGGGCATCCTCACCGAACACTTCGAGTTCCAGGGCAAAAATGCCCAGGGCCAGGATCGCGTGCAGGCGGTGACGTCCACCGGCGAGTACTACGCCACCCATCCGCGTTACATCCACGACACGCCGGACGGGGAGTTTCAAAAAGGCGAGCATTTCAGTATTTCCGGTGAGTACGACCCGACCATCAACGACGGTCACGGTACGGAAATGTCCGGCGTGCTGGGCGCCAGCCGCAATGGCACCGGCATGCACGGCATCGCGTTTGACGCGAATATTTTTGTCGCCAATACCGGCGGCACCGACGACAACCGCTTCCAAGGCTCCAACGATCTGGACTACAACGCGTTCATGGCCAGCTACAACGCCCTGGCGGCGAAGAACGTGTCGATCGTCAACCAGAGTTGGGGGCAGAACTCGCGTAACGAGGTGGAAAACCACTTCGGCAATGTCGGCGACAGCGCGGCGGACAACGTGCGCGATATGAAGGCGGCCTATCGCCCGTTCTGGGACAAGGCCCACGCCGGGCAGAAAACCTGGATGGACGCCATGGCCGACGCCGCACGGCAAAACACCTTTATCCAGATCATTTCGGCGGGCAACGACAGCCACGGTGCCAACCCGGACACCAACGCCAACCTGCCGTTTTTCAAGCCGGATATCGAAGGCAAATTCCTCTCGATCACCGGCTACGACGAGACCAGCGCCCAGGTCTACAACCGCTGTGGCACCTCGAAGTGGTGGTGTGTGATGGGCGTTTCGGGCATTCCGTCGACCGGGCCTGAAGGCGAAATCATCCCGAATGCCAACGGCACCTCCGCGGCCGCGCCGAGCGTGTCCGGGGCCTTGGCGCTGGTGATTCAGCGCTTCCCCTACATGACCGCCAGCCAGGCTCGGGATGTGTTGCTGACCACCTCCAGCCTGCAAACGCCGGATGGGCCGGACACGCCGGTGGGCACCCTGACCGGTGGCCGCACCTACGACAACCTGCAACCGGTGCACGATGCCGCGCCAGGCACGCCGCAAGTGCCGGGCGTGGTCAGCGGTTGGGGCTTGCCCAACCTGCAAAAAGCCATGCAGGGGCCAGGGCAGTTTCTCGGCTCGGTGGCAGTGGCTTTGCCCTCCGCCACACGCGATATTTGGGTCAACCCGATTTCCGACGAAGCCATTCGCGCCCGCCGTGTAGAGGACGCCACCGAGCAGGCCACCTGGGCGGCCACCCAGCAGCAAAAAGGCTGGCTGAACGGCTTGCCGGCCAATGCTTCGGCGGATGATCAGTTTGAATACGACATCGGCCACGCCCGGGAACAGGCGACGCTGGCACGCGGCAAGGATTTGCTCACCGGCACCACCTACGTCGGCAGCCTGGCCAAGTCCGGCGACGGCGAACTGGTGCTGGAAGGCCAGAACACCTACTCGGGCAGCACTTGGGTGCGCGGCGGCAAGCTGTCGGTAGATGGTTCGCTGACCTCTGCCGTGACCGTGGATGGCAGCGCCGTAGGCACACGCAATGCCGACAACGGCGTGATGACCACGCTGGGCGGCACGCTGGCCGGCAACGGCACGGTGGGTGCGTTGACGGTCAACACCGGTGGCCGCGTGGCACCGGGGCACTCGATCGGCACTCTGCACACCGGCGACGTGACCTTCAACCCGGGCTCGGTGTATGCCGTGGAAGTTGGCCCCAACGGGCAAAGCGACCAGATCCAGAGCAGCGGCGTCGCCACCCTCAACGGCGGTGTAGTGACCGTTTCCCTGGAAAACAGCCCCAACCTGTTGTCCGCCACTGAAGCCCGTAGCTTGCTGGGTCAGCCGTTCAATATCCTCAGCGCCAGCCAGGGCATCAATGGGCAGTTTACGGCGATCACGCCCAACTACCTGTTTATCGGCGCCCAACTGAACTACCAGCCGAATCAACTGAGCCTGGCGGTGGAGCGCAACCAGACGACCTTTGCCAGCATTGCGCAAACCCGCAACGAACGTGCCGTGGCGACGGCCGCCGAGGCGTTAGGCAGCGGCAGCCCGGTGTATGAAAGCCTTCTGGCGTCGGACTCGGCCGTCCAGGCGCGGGAGGCGTTCAAGCAACTCTCGGGGCAATTGCACTCGGACGTGGCGGCGGCGCAAATGGCTGACAGTCGCTACATCCGTGAAGCGGTCAACAGCCGCCTGCAACAGGCACAGGCGCTGGATTCCAGCGCGCAAATCGAGACCCGCGACAACGGTGGTTGGGTGCAGTTACTGGGCGGTCGCAATAACGTCAGTGGTGACAACAACGCCAGCGGTTATTCCTCGTCCACCAGCGGTGTGCTGCTGGGCCTGGACACCGAGGTCGGCGACGGTTGGCGTGTGGGCGCGGCTACCGGTTACACCCAAAGCCACCTCAACGGAGACGCTTGCGCCTCGGCCGATAGCGACAACTATCATCTGTCTGTTTACGGCGGTAAGCGTTTCGACGCGATTGCCTTGCGCCTGGGCGGCGCCACCACTTGGCACCGCATCGACAGCTCGCGGCGCGTGGCTTACGCCAACCAGTCGGACTACGACAAAGCCGACTACAGCGCGCGCACCGATCAAGTGTTTGCCGAGATCGGTTACACCCAGTGGAACCTGTTCGAACCCTTCGCCAACCTCACGTACCTGAACTACCAGAGCGATTCGTTCAAGGAGAAAGGCGGCGCCGCCGCCTTGCATGCCAGCAAGCAAAGCCAGGACGCCACGCTCTCGACCTTGGGCTTGCGCGCGCATACCCAAGTGCCGGTCAGCTCGACCTCGGCGGTCACGTTGCGCGGTGAGCTGGGCTGGGAGCATCAGTTTGGCGACACCGATCGTGACGCTTCGCTGAAGTTCGCCGGTAGCGACACCGCCTTTGCCGTCAACAGCGTGCCCGTGGCGCGTGACGGTGCGGTGATCAAGGCCAGCGCGGAAATGGCCTTGACCAAAGACACGCTGGTGTCCTTGAGCTACAGCGGTTTGCTCTCCAACCGGGGTAACAACAACGGGATCAATGCCGGGTTTACCTTCCGCTTCTAA
- the moaC gene encoding cyclic pyranopterin monophosphate synthase MoaC gives MLTHLDSQGRAHMVDVTDKAVTFREAVAEARVRMLPDTLKMIVDGAHPKGDVFAVARIAGIQAAKKTGDLIPLCHPLMLTGVKVELRADGVDAVHILARCKLSGQTGVEMEALTAASVAALTIYDMCKAVDRGMTIESIRLLEKLGGKSGHFKADQA, from the coding sequence GTGCTGACTCATCTCGATTCCCAAGGTCGCGCCCATATGGTCGACGTCACCGACAAAGCCGTGACGTTCCGCGAAGCCGTGGCCGAAGCGCGGGTGCGCATGCTGCCCGACACCCTGAAAATGATTGTCGACGGCGCCCACCCCAAGGGCGACGTATTTGCCGTGGCCCGTATTGCCGGGATCCAAGCGGCAAAAAAAACCGGTGACCTGATCCCGCTGTGCCACCCGCTGATGCTCACCGGCGTCAAGGTCGAGCTGCGCGCCGATGGTGTGGACGCTGTGCATATCCTCGCGCGCTGCAAACTCAGCGGCCAGACCGGCGTGGAGATGGAAGCCCTCACCGCCGCCAGCGTCGCGGCGCTGACGATCTACGACATGTGCAAGGCCGTGGACCGTGGCATGACCATCGAAAGTATTCGCCTGCTGGAAAAGCTCGGCGGTAAAAGCGGGCATTTCAAGGCGGACCAGGCATGA
- the yaaA gene encoding peroxide stress protein YaaA, which translates to MLMVISPAKTLDFESKPVTPRFTQPQYLDHSQELIEQLRELSPAQISDLMHVSDKIGGLNAARFGSWNPAFTPENAKQALLAFKGDVYTGLNAETFSDADFTYAQDHLRMLSGLYGLLRPLDLMMPYRLEMGTKLPNARGKDLYAFWGTRISEWLNEALAEQGDDVLLNLASNEYFSAVKRTALNARIINTEFKDLKNGQYKIISFYAKKARGMMSRFVIEERINDPAKLKQFDVQGYRFNAEQSKPDNLVFLRDHAPE; encoded by the coding sequence ATGCTGATGGTGATTTCCCCCGCCAAAACCCTCGACTTCGAGTCCAAGCCGGTAACCCCGCGCTTCACCCAGCCGCAGTACCTCGACCACTCCCAGGAGCTGATCGAACAACTGCGTGAACTGAGCCCAGCCCAAATCAGCGACCTGATGCACGTCTCCGACAAGATCGGCGGCCTCAACGCCGCGCGCTTCGGCAGCTGGAACCCCGCTTTCACACCGGAGAACGCCAAGCAGGCCCTGCTGGCCTTCAAGGGTGACGTCTACACCGGCCTCAACGCCGAAACCTTCAGTGACGCCGACTTCACCTACGCCCAGGACCACCTGCGCATGCTCTCCGGCCTGTACGGCCTGCTGCGCCCGCTGGACCTGATGATGCCGTACCGCCTCGAGATGGGCACCAAACTGCCCAATGCCCGTGGCAAAGACCTCTACGCCTTCTGGGGCACTCGCATCAGCGAGTGGCTCAACGAAGCCCTCGCCGAACAAGGCGATGACGTACTGCTCAACCTGGCCTCCAACGAGTACTTCTCGGCAGTCAAACGCACGGCCCTGAACGCGCGGATCATCAACACCGAGTTCAAAGACCTGAAGAACGGCCAGTACAAGATCATCAGCTTCTACGCCAAGAAAGCGCGGGGCATGATGAGCCGCTTTGTGATCGAAGAGCGCATCAACGACCCAGCCAAGCTCAAGCAGTTCGATGTGCAGGGTTATCGCTTCAATGCCGAGCAGTCCAAGCCGGATAACCTGGTGTTCCTACGCGATCACGCGCCGGAATAA
- a CDS encoding PhoH family protein — protein MDDHGRNPSSDQPILYVLDTNVLIHDPNALLNFEEHHVAIPMIVLEELDKLKSGHHSVAAECRQAIRLIDKTLGEASPEDVEVGVPIQRGKSGPKGLLSILMSKRSEPNSLLPENLNDNKIINQLIDLHARDKDLRLVLVTKDINMRLKARACGIAAEDYSTDQLVDDVSMLSRGYHTVTGSFWDLVSKVETRQDHGRTWHQVQLIDNLPAVHINEFIIDEQGFVGWIKEIQVDKLLILDLHQEPLLHQEAWGLKPRDIYQSLALYALLDPDIHLVNLTGAAGSGKTILALAAAIEQTMVTKRYRRIIATRSVQGLDQEIGFLPGTEAEKMEPWLGAITDNLEALHMDDENTHGSVDYILSKVPLQFKSLNYIRGRSFQQSLILIDECQNLTPHQMKTIITRAGAGSKVVCLGNLAQIDTPYLSATSSGLTYLTERFKDFPNGVHIALQGVPRSILAEYAESHL, from the coding sequence ATGGATGATCATGGACGTAACCCTTCTTCCGACCAGCCAATCCTTTATGTGCTTGATACCAACGTATTGATCCACGATCCAAACGCACTGCTTAATTTCGAAGAACACCACGTCGCCATCCCGATGATCGTGCTTGAGGAGCTCGATAAGCTCAAAAGCGGCCACCACAGCGTTGCCGCCGAATGCCGCCAGGCCATCCGCCTGATCGACAAGACCCTGGGTGAAGCTTCACCTGAGGACGTTGAAGTCGGCGTGCCGATCCAGCGTGGCAAAAGCGGGCCCAAGGGCTTGCTGTCGATTCTGATGAGCAAGCGCAGCGAGCCCAACAGCCTGCTGCCGGAAAACCTGAACGACAACAAAATCATCAACCAATTGATCGACCTGCACGCGCGTGACAAGGACCTGCGCCTGGTGCTGGTGACCAAAGACATCAATATGCGCCTCAAGGCACGAGCGTGTGGGATCGCTGCCGAGGACTACAGTACCGACCAACTGGTCGACGACGTGTCGATGCTGTCGCGGGGTTATCACACCGTGACCGGTTCCTTCTGGGACCTCGTCAGCAAGGTCGAAACCCGTCAGGACCATGGCCGCACCTGGCACCAGGTACAACTGATCGACAACCTGCCGGCCGTGCACATCAATGAATTCATCATCGACGAACAGGGGTTTGTGGGGTGGATCAAAGAGATCCAGGTCGACAAATTGCTGATCCTCGACCTGCATCAGGAACCCCTGTTGCACCAGGAAGCCTGGGGCCTGAAACCGCGCGACATCTATCAGAGCCTGGCTCTGTACGCGCTGCTCGACCCGGATATTCACTTGGTTAACCTGACCGGCGCCGCAGGCTCAGGGAAAACCATCCTCGCCCTGGCTGCTGCCATCGAACAGACCATGGTGACCAAGCGCTATCGCCGCATCATCGCCACCCGCAGCGTGCAGGGCCTGGACCAGGAGATCGGCTTCCTGCCCGGCACCGAAGCGGAAAAAATGGAGCCGTGGCTGGGGGCGATCACCGACAACCTCGAAGCCTTGCACATGGATGATGAAAACACCCATGGCAGCGTCGATTACATCCTCAGCAAAGTGCCGTTGCAGTTCAAATCCCTCAACTACATCCGAGGTCGCAGCTTCCAGCAAAGCCTGATTTTGATCGATGAATGCCAGAACCTCACGCCGCACCAGATGAAAACCATCATCACCCGTGCCGGCGCCGGTTCCAAAGTGGTGTGCCTGGGCAACCTGGCACAGATCGACACCCCTTACCTGTCCGCGACCAGCTCCGGGCTGACTTACCTGACGGAACGCTTCAAAGACTTCCCCAACGGCGTGCATATCGCGCTGCAAGGGGTACCTCGTTCGATACTCGCCGAGTACGCCGAGTCCCATCTGTAA
- the moaE gene encoding molybdopterin synthase catalytic subunit MoaE has protein sequence MAIRVQAEAFDPGFEVNAMHAANVGVGAVVSFVGYVRDFNDGRDVSGMFLEHYPGMTEKALAKIAVEAEQRWPLLKLEVLHRIGALEPGEPIVFVAAASAHRQAAFDACAFVMDYLKTRAPFWKKENTPEGPRWVEGRGSDHAAADRWK, from the coding sequence ATGGCGATTCGCGTACAGGCCGAGGCATTTGATCCAGGCTTCGAGGTCAACGCGATGCACGCGGCGAATGTTGGCGTGGGCGCGGTGGTGAGTTTTGTCGGCTATGTGCGCGACTTCAATGATGGGCGCGATGTGTCGGGGATGTTCCTTGAGCACTACCCCGGCATGACCGAAAAAGCCCTGGCCAAGATCGCCGTGGAGGCCGAGCAACGCTGGCCGTTGCTCAAGCTGGAAGTGCTGCACCGTATCGGCGCACTTGAGCCGGGCGAGCCGATTGTGTTCGTGGCCGCCGCCAGTGCGCATCGCCAGGCCGCGTTTGATGCCTGCGCATTTGTGATGGACTACCTGAAGACCCGCGCGCCGTTCTGGAAGAAAGAAAACACCCCGGAAGGCCCGCGCTGGGTGGAAGGGCGGGGCAGCGATCACGCGGCGGCGGATCGCTGGAAATAA
- the moaD gene encoding molybdopterin converting factor subunit 1 translates to MSINVLFFASYAEAVGFDSLEMEGDFATVDAVRQALAADPEFAVLNEPSLMCARNEELCGLDEPVQAGDEVAFFPPVTGG, encoded by the coding sequence ATGAGCATCAACGTATTGTTTTTTGCGAGCTACGCCGAGGCGGTGGGCTTTGACTCGCTGGAGATGGAAGGTGATTTCGCCACGGTTGATGCGGTGCGCCAGGCGCTGGCGGCAGACCCTGAGTTTGCAGTGCTCAACGAACCCAGCTTGATGTGCGCGCGCAACGAGGAGCTGTGTGGCCTCGATGAACCGGTGCAAGCAGGCGATGAAGTCGCGTTTTTTCCGCCCGTGACCGGAGGATGA
- a CDS encoding nucleotide sugar dehydrogenase, with protein MRISIFGLGYVGAVCAGCLSARGHEVVGVDISKEKIDLINAGKSPIVEPGLGELLSQGIETGRLRGTTNFAEAIRDTDLSMICVGTPSKKNGDLELNYIESVCREIGFVLRDKATRHTIVVRSTVLPGTVANVVIPILEDCSGKKAGVDFGVAVNPEFLRESTAIADYDLPPMTVIGEFDKASGDVLQSLYEELDAPIIRKDIAVAEMIKYTCNVWHATKVTFANEIGNIAKAVGVDGREVMEVVCQDKTLNLSQYYMRPGFAFGGSCLPKDVRALTYRASTLDVEAPLLNSLMRSNESQVQNAFDIVAGHDKRKVALLGLSFKAGTDDLRESPLVELAEMLIGKGFDLSIYDSNVEYARVHGANKDYIEGKIPHVSSLLNSDFDDVINNSDVIILGNRDEKFRALAQNAPHGKQVIDLVGFMSKATSTTGRTEGICW; from the coding sequence ATGCGCATCAGCATATTTGGTCTCGGTTACGTTGGCGCAGTCTGTGCCGGTTGCCTGTCTGCCCGTGGCCATGAAGTGGTCGGCGTAGACATCTCCAAGGAAAAGATTGACCTGATCAATGCGGGCAAATCGCCAATCGTTGAACCGGGTCTGGGTGAACTGTTGAGCCAGGGTATTGAAACCGGCCGACTGCGCGGCACGACCAACTTCGCCGAGGCCATCCGCGACACCGACCTGTCGATGATTTGCGTCGGTACGCCGAGCAAGAAAAACGGCGACCTGGAACTCAACTATATCGAATCGGTATGCCGCGAGATCGGTTTTGTCCTGCGTGACAAAGCCACCCGCCACACCATCGTAGTGCGCAGCACCGTGTTGCCAGGCACCGTGGCCAATGTGGTGATCCCGATCCTCGAAGACTGCTCCGGCAAGAAAGCCGGCGTCGACTTCGGCGTCGCGGTCAACCCGGAATTCCTGCGTGAATCCACCGCCATCGCCGACTACGACCTGCCACCGATGACCGTCATCGGCGAGTTCGACAAAGCCTCCGGTGATGTCTTGCAGTCGCTGTACGAAGAACTCGACGCACCGATCATCCGCAAGGACATCGCCGTTGCCGAAATGATCAAGTACACCTGCAACGTGTGGCACGCCACCAAAGTCACCTTCGCCAACGAAATCGGCAACATCGCCAAGGCCGTCGGCGTCGATGGTCGCGAAGTGATGGAAGTGGTCTGCCAGGATAAAACCCTCAACCTGTCGCAGTACTACATGCGCCCAGGCTTCGCGTTCGGCGGCTCGTGCCTGCCCAAAGACGTGCGTGCCCTGACCTACCGCGCAAGCACCTTGGACGTGGAAGCGCCGCTGCTCAACTCGCTGATGCGCAGCAACGAGTCCCAGGTGCAAAACGCCTTCGACATCGTCGCCGGCCACGACAAACGCAAAGTCGCCCTGTTGGGCCTGAGCTTCAAGGCCGGCACCGACGACCTGCGCGAAAGCCCATTGGTGGAGCTGGCGGAAATGCTGATCGGCAAGGGTTTCGACCTGAGCATCTACGACAGCAACGTCGAGTACGCCCGTGTCCACGGCGCGAACAAAGACTACATCGAAGGCAAGATCCCGCATGTGTCGTCCCTGCTCAACTCGGACTTCGATGATGTGATCAACAACTCCGACGTGATCATCCTCGGCAACCGCGATGAGAAGTTCCGTGCCCTGGCGCAGAACGCGCCGCACGGCAAGCAAGTCATCGACCTGGTGGGCTTCATGTCCAAGGCCACCAGTACGACAGGCCGCACCGAAGGCATTTGCTGGTAA
- a CDS encoding polysaccharide deacetylase family protein, whose product MRIALLLSACLLCLTANAAPVDVASLDRTTWPEKLSSPALFDVASRAEILMFAHSLIASEAQDEAALKQRLGLKIINLAAIDDLRRQLWQRLLENYTFAQQSCEEDASFCYLVESMDDLREQAGKFQVSDNSFYIGWAGPSHNFHERYLDELLRKAALFPQISSEIARFGDHERNGDEFNDRLFLLTFDGGPAPVSGHTDWLTDYLRKQKMNATFFALGSSLQTRVERSSAADVQALYQGQCVGTQGWQYRSHSHWVDWQSSITRSAALAQNLMPENYVPLFRPPYGQRRADSQGFFQSQGLQVALWDIDSQDEPGKLKADESAQRVLTLMLLWRKGVIVFHDTQDKARVALPMLLQATAQSGLGWQDCREAFR is encoded by the coding sequence GTGCGAATCGCGCTTTTATTATCTGCTTGCCTGTTATGCCTGACCGCCAACGCGGCGCCGGTTGATGTAGCCAGCCTGGACCGCACCACCTGGCCAGAAAAACTCAGCAGCCCCGCGCTGTTCGACGTCGCCTCACGCGCCGAAATCCTGATGTTCGCCCACAGCTTGATCGCCAGCGAAGCCCAGGACGAAGCCGCACTCAAGCAACGCCTGGGCCTGAAGATCATCAACCTGGCGGCCATCGACGACCTGCGTCGCCAGCTCTGGCAGCGCCTGCTGGAAAACTACACCTTCGCCCAGCAAAGCTGCGAAGAAGACGCCTCATTCTGCTACCTGGTCGAAAGCATGGACGACCTGCGCGAGCAAGCCGGCAAATTCCAGGTCAGCGACAACTCTTTCTACATAGGCTGGGCTGGCCCCAGCCATAACTTCCACGAACGCTACTTGGACGAACTCCTGCGCAAAGCCGCACTGTTCCCACAGATCAGCAGCGAAATCGCCCGTTTCGGCGACCACGAACGCAATGGCGACGAATTCAACGACCGCCTGTTCCTGCTCACGTTCGACGGCGGCCCCGCGCCGGTCAGCGGCCATACCGACTGGCTCACCGACTACCTGCGCAAGCAGAAGATGAACGCCACCTTCTTCGCCCTCGGCAGCAGCCTGCAAACCCGCGTAGAACGAAGTTCCGCCGCCGATGTGCAGGCGCTCTACCAAGGCCAGTGCGTGGGCACCCAAGGTTGGCAATACCGTTCCCACAGCCATTGGGTCGACTGGCAAAGCTCGATCACCCGCAGTGCCGCGCTGGCGCAGAACCTGATGCCGGAAAACTACGTGCCGCTGTTTCGCCCGCCATACGGCCAGCGTCGCGCCGACAGCCAGGGCTTCTTCCAGTCGCAAGGTTTGCAGGTAGCGCTATGGGACATCGACTCCCAGGACGAGCCCGGCAAACTCAAGGCTGATGAGTCGGCGCAGCGGGTGCTGACACTGATGCTGTTGTGGCGCAAAGGTGTGATTGTGTTTCACGACACCCAGGACAAGGCGCGGGTCGCATTACCGATGTTGCTGCAGGCAACGGCGCAAAGTGGGCTGGGTTGGCAGGACTGCCGGGAGGCGTTTCGCTGA